In Candidatus Poribacteria bacterium, the genomic window TTGATTATGCTGGTAATTAAAACCCCAGTCAGAGGTCGGTCCTACAAGTACAAATCCGACATGGAGTTTTTCTGATGTTTTCTCCGGTGTGGTATCTTGAGCCGTTGAATTCAACGTCCATGCAAGACAGCCAAGAACTGCTGCCACAGCGATAAATACCCATATCTTGGTTAGGGTTCGGGATTGATTGTTTCTCATTATAATATTCTCCTTTTGGAAATTAGAGTGCGCATACAAGAGCCTCGCGCACATTCTTTTTTTCAACGTCGTGTAGCGATTTGACAAAGCCACTTGACGAAGTTGTTTTACGAATTTACTCTTTACCCATGTTAAATTCTTTAGCGAGGGCTTCGGGTAATCCTTGTCCTTTTCTGACATAAACAAATGTTGCAAGAGTGAGAGCCAGCACAGCGAAAAGATACGGTAAAGCTGCTAGGATGTAGGGCGAAACCGTGATCCCTGAAGCCTGTAGATTCGGATGCAACACAATCAAAACGCCAAAGAGATATGTCGCCAATAGGACTCGCACAGGGTGCCATCCAGCGACAATAACCAAACCGACCGCTATTAACCCTTGCCCTGCGGTCATCCGTTCTGCCCATAACTGGGTATAGGCTAAGGAGAGGTGCGCGCCGCCGATTCCTGATAGAAAACCACCGAGTATAATCGCGAGTATTCGGCTGCGTCGAACAGGAACGCCCTGAGCATAGGCGGCATACGGGTCTTCACCAACTGCTCGGATATGCAGTCCCAGTCGCGTCCGAAAGAGTAAGAACCATACCGCCGCGGCAGCGAATATCGTCAGATATACGAGGGGATCTTGTTGAAAGAACACCTTTCCAAAAATCGGTAAGTCATTCAGGAGCGGGATATCCCAGACATCTATGCCAGAGAAACGGACACCGACATAGGGTCTACCGAGGAAGCCGGAGAGTCCTGTCCCCACAATGGACAGCCCAATCCCACTGACGAGTTGATTTCCATTGAGATAGATGGTTATGAAAGCATGAACGGTTGCAAGGGCAGCAGCGGCGAGTCCAGCAGCAAGCACAGAAAGTACAGGGTTTTGGGTTTTCACCTGTACCACCACACCGACCATTGCTCCCATGAGCATCATCCCCTCAACACCGAGATTGATCACGCCTGATCGTTCTGCTAACGTCTCTCCGATTGCTGCAAAAGCGATTGGGGTTCCACTGCGAAGTGCGCCGGCAAGGACTGCTAAAAGTACGCCGCCCCATGCAATCTGATCGCTCATTTTGCCTCCTCAATGACGGTTGCTTTACTCCGCCAGATCGACTCTCCAGCCAGAAAGGTCAAAAAAGCCAAGCCCAGAAAAATATCCACGGTTGACGCTGGAAGCCCTGCAGTGAGTTGTAAGACATCCGCACCCGAATAAAGTCCTCCCACAAGAAAAGCTACCGGTATAATCACTATTGGGTTATTTCGCGCCAGCCACGCAACCAAGAATCCCGTATAGCCGTAACCGGGTGAGATTCCGGGTCGCAAACGGTTTTGGATTACAGACACCTCACCGAGGCCTGCGATCGCTGCGATTCCACCACCAACCGCCATAAGGATGACGATATATTTCGCGGCGTTAACCTTAACATAGCCCGCGGTTCTTGGATTTGCTTCAATCAAACGAAGAGAGAATCCCCATGTCGTGGTGCGCAAAGTGAAGTAAACCAGCCCGACTGCTCCAAGACCGAGCAAAATCCCCAGATGGATATTGGATTTGCCCCAAGTTGGCAGAACTGCCCATTCTGGGAAAGCTGCCGAATACGGCCAGCCAAAAGCATTGGGGTCCCTCCAGGGACCGTGAACAAGGTGATCAACAACAAAGATTGCGACATAGTTGAGCATCAAAGTGACAAGGATTTCATTGACCTGAAAGCGGGCACGCAGGAATCCCGGAATCATCCCCCACAACGCCCCTCCAACCATCGCAACGAGTATTATGCAGGGAATCATCATGAAATGCGGCAACCACGGGACATAAAGGACGAATGCAGTCGCAGCGATGGCACCACAATGAAGTTGACCTTCACCGCCAATGTTGTAAAGCCCTGCTTTCGCTGGAATAGCGACTGCCAAAGCACACAAGAAAATAGGGGTCATCCGTGTGATCGCTTCTGTAAGGCCCAGGGAACTACCGAAACCGCCTACGATGACTGCCCAGAAGATGGAGACAGGATTCTTGCCGACTGATAGCAGTAGAATCGCCATCAGCAACGGAGCCGCTAACAATGAAGCCAAGGCAAAGATACGCTGTCTATTCCAACGATTTATCCGCTCACTCGGTTGCATTCTGAAAACTCCATGATGGGTTTTGATTCGCCTTGCGACTTTTCTTGTTTATGGGATGTACCTATTCCGCTCATCGCAAGACCGATTGAGTTTCGGACATCTAAGGAAGCGTCAAAGGTTCCAACGATATGCCCCTGAAATATAACGAGGATTCTGTCGCATAGAACAAGAAGTTCATCCAAATCTTCCGACACGAGAAGCACACCAACTCCTTCATCTGCCTGCCGCGTTATCTCACGATGCACAAAATCCACAGTTGCTATATCTAACCCCGCGGTGGGGTTCACTGCAACAATCATATCCGGTTGATTGGTTAATTCACGGGCAAGCAAGATTTTCTGAATATTACCTCCAGAAAGCGTCGAAGTTTTAACATTAGGATCAGCGGGCTGGANNNNNNNNNNNNNNNNNNNNNNNNNNNNNNNNNNNNNNNNNNNNNNNNNNNNNNNNNNNNNNNNNNNNNNNNNNNNNNNNNNNNNNNNNNNNNNNNNNNNNNNNNNNNNNNNNNNNNNNNNCCCCTGGTATAAATCCAATTCGATGGTCTTGGGTCTGTGGGAGGTGGATATCCCCATCAAATTGAGTTGTTCCTGTTAAGGCAGCAACCAGTTCGTCTTGTCCGTTGCTGCTGATTCCGGCAACACCGAGAATCTCTCCAGATCGAACTTTGAAGGAGGCCTCAGTCAAACCGGCTGGACAGGCTATGGGAGCAACGGTAAGATTCCGAACCTCTAAGGCGCACTTGTTCTTGGACACATCATTCTTCTTTGGACGATCCGGTGCACCTATTTCAAACGGACGACCGACCATAAGCTCAGCCAAATCTGTTTCGTTTAGTTCTTTAGTTTCCCGCGTTGCAACAACTTCGCCACGCCGCAGAACGGTGACTCTGTCAGCGATTGCCTTTACATGGTCAATTTNNNNNNNNNNNNNNNNNNNNNNNNNNNNNNNNNNNNNNNNNNNNNNNNNNNNNNNNNNNNNNNNNNNNNCATCTAAGACTAGGACCTTTGCACCTTCTAATAGCAACCGGAAAATCTCAACGCGCTGCCGTTCCCCCATAGAGAGTTGCGAAACGTTCACATTCGGACGGATATCAAAACCTAAATGCTCTGCTGAATCCATAAGGTGCTGGTTCCACTGTTTTGACTTCAAAACCCAAGGTGTATTGGAGGAACCTAACGCAAGATTTTCGCCAACAGTCAACGCTGGAACCAGTGAAAAGTGTTGATGTACCATACCAATGCCAGCTAATTTGGCATCTTTAGGACTATGAAATACCACTTCTTGGTTATCAATTTCAATCCGTCCGGTATTTGGCGTGTAGAAACCAGCAAGTATTTTCATCAACGTGGTCTTCCCCGCGCCATTCTCACCAAGGATGGCGTGGATCTCCCCCCGCTTTGCCTCACAAGTGACATCTTGATTGGCTACGACTCCACCTGGGAATCGCTTGGTTATATTTTGAAGGCGAACGCTCACTTCATCAAAAGACATAGTTGTTTCCTCTGCAAGTGGCAATTCCTTATTCTTAGACTCCATTGTGTCGAATTTAGGTTGTATCTCTTTAATAATTGTTTGAGGTTTAATATGATTCATTTTGCTTTACTCCAGCCAATGTTTTCCAGCAATTCTTCAAAATTTCAAGTCTATCTATATTCTGAAGTTACTGTAACGTGAGTTTGATAAAAGCGGGATGTCGGGTTTCGCTACCGCTATTTCGCCAAAAAGCACCTTGGAAAAGGTCATATCTCTACCCGACCTACGGATCTATTTTCAAACTGGCGTTACTGTAGCAAAAAGCATGCCAATCACAAGCAATCGCGAAAGTATATCTTTAGCAAGTAGAATCTCTTTATCAGGTCTTAGGCAGTAAGTCTGTTGTCACGTAATGTTTCGAGGAGCCTACCGCATGAAAACATAGAAATAATTAGGCAACAATGGCATAAGTAATAAATATCAAGACGAAAATAAATATGTTACTTATGATGTCTAATTTGATACTATAGATAACAAATTGGAAATACTGATGGATAGCAATAGGTGGTAAATTCTTGGGCAATATACGGGCGATGAATCGCCCTACTACGAACCTATCCTCAATTTTAAGATGGACAGGACAGTAGCGAGGTGTTTTGGGCAGCCACAATACCTACCCTTACAAGTGTTCCGATATCCTCGGACTTTACTTTACTCAGCGTGCCCGACCTGTTCCATAAGTCGTTCCAACTTACTCGGATCTTTGACACCTTTTGATGCTTCAACCCCGGAACAAAGATCAATGCCGTGAGGTCGGATCGTTTCAATAGCAGCTTTGACGTTCTCTGGACGAATCCCACCTGCGAAGAAAACCGGCAGTGGACTTTCCGTGATGAGTTGCCACCGTATCTCGGTTTCTCAAGACTCATATCAACACTATCAAATAGTAGAAAATCCGCACCAGCATCTCGATATGCCTGCATCTCCTCCTGAACAGCCGGGATATCTACATTTTCAGGACGTCCCGCTGGTAAATAGACAGATTTCCAGAACTCACATGCATCTGTGCGCTTAAGTTCCTCAACCTGCTGAGGAGATTCCTGTCCGAGGAGTTGAACGGCAAACGGCTGAACTTGTGAAACTATTTCTTGTATGTCGGATGTTGAGCGGTTATAGAGTAGAATTACGGTGGGAATAGGACTTTCGCTGGCAATTTCGGCGGCTTGCGGAGCGGAGCGTGTCCGTTCAGATACGGCAACATCAACCAACACGCCGATGTAATCCGCACCCGCATCAGCGGCAAGTCGAGCGTCATGGATAGAAGTGATGCCGCAGATTTTAACACTACAGCAGGATTCTCTATGCATTTTTTAATTTTCCCTTGCGGTTCGGTTAGGTGAATTTGGAAAATAACGTACCTTTCCGTATATCCGCCCGCGCCGTTGTTGCAGGCTACTCTTACGAAGTTTCAGCATATAAGCAAAATTTTGTAAGTAGCAACCTAATAGTCTGTCACATCTAAACTGATAGGTGTACTCGACCGATTTTGTTGGGTTTCACGCCGTTCTACCTGCAGGAAATACCCAATCAAAAACACCTACAAAAAGTCAAAATAACGTTGACAAACTATTAAGTTATCTCACTCTTCAAAGACGGTTTGGCGGTCGGCATCTGAATAACAGATAATCATTGTTACGGGCTGCCAACCGGTATTGACAGCGTTGTGCCTGACATTGCGCGGAATACGTAACATCATGCCAGGCCTGAGTGGGATGACTTCATCGCCCAATTTGTGGTCACATTCACCAGAGAGGACATAGATAAGTTCTTCACAGTTCGGATGATAATGGGTAGGATTGCCTTCACCGGCGTTAATATAGACAACACCAAAAGTCATCTCAGCTTCTGGATCAATCTGATCGTTACAGAGCCACTTAATCGCTCCCCACGGGAATTCAAGCGCACCGGCATCATTGCTGTTGGTTAAAGTTATCTCCATAGTGGTTTCCTTTCTATCTTTCAAATTCAATTATACCTCGAAACAAGCCAAACATTGTGTCGCATAAGTCTGCAAACCCGCCGTAGGTTCTTTCTGAAGATAACCAACAGGAGCAGAGATAGCCTGCACACTGTCGATTTGCATATCAACTGCCTGATGTGTATGTCCGAAAAGCGCGTGCGTTACAAGCGGTTCCTGCAAACACTGAGCCCCAAGATGTTTACTGCCCATGAACGCCCGAAAATAATCCCACGGCAATTCACCTCGGTATCGGATACACTTCCGAAACGGAACATGGTGTGTGACGACAACGATATGTGATACATCATTCCGAATAGAGGCAATCTGCATCTCAAGAGCTGCTTCAAAACGTCGGGCGACACCTGGATCGGTATCATTCCATTTGGCGTATCG contains:
- a CDS encoding ABC transporter permease encodes the protein MQPSERINRWNRQRIFALASLLAAPLLMAILLLSVGKNPVSIFWAVIVGGFGSSLGLTEAITRMTPIFLCALAVAIPAKAGLYNIGGEGQLHCGAIAATAFVLYVPWLPHFMMIPCIILVAMVGGALWGMIPGFLRARFQVNEILVTLMLNYVAIFVVDHLVHGPWRDPNAFGWPYSAAFPEWAVLPTWGKSNIHLGILLGLGAVGLVYFTLRTTTWGFSLRLIEANPRTAGYVKVNAAKYIVILMAVGGGIAAIAGLGEVSVIQNRLRPGISPGYGYTGFLVAWLARNNPIVIIPVAFLVGGLYSGADVLQLTAGLPASTVDIFLGLAFLTFLAGESIWRSKATVIEEAK
- a CDS encoding cupin domain-containing protein, with the translated sequence MEITLTNSNDAGALEFPWGAIKWLCNDQIDPEAEMTFGVVYINAGEGNPTHYHPNCEELIYVLSGECDHKLGDEVIPLRPGMMLRIPRNVRHNAVNTGWQPVTMIICYSDADRQTVFEE
- a CDS encoding ATP-binding cassette domain-containing protein produces the protein MNHIKPQTIIKEIQPKFDTMESKNKELPLAEETTMSFDEVSVRLQNITKRFPGGVVANQDVTCEAKRGEIHAILGENGAGKTTLMKILAGFYTPNTGRIEIDNQEVVFHSPKDAKLAGIGMVHQHFSLVPALTVGENLALGSSNTPWVLKSKQWNQHLMDSAEHLGFDIRPNVNVSQLSMGERQRVEIFRLLLEGAKVLVLD
- a CDS encoding ABC transporter permease, yielding MSDQIAWGGVLLAVLAGALRSGTPIAFAAIGETLAERSGVINLGVEGMMLMGAMVGVVVQVKTQNPVLSVLAAGLAAAALATVHAFITIYLNGNQLVSGIGLSIVGTGLSGFLGRPYVGVRFSGIDVWDIPLLNDLPIFGKVFFQQDPLVYLTIFAAAAVWFLLFRTRLGLHIRAVGEDPYAAYAQGVPVRRSRILAIILGGFLSGIGGAHLSLAYTQLWAERMTAGQGLIAVGLVIVAGWHPVRVLLATYLFGVLIVLHPNLQASGITVSPYILAALPYLFAVLALTLATFVYVRKGQGLPEALAKEFNMGKE
- a CDS encoding ABC transporter ATP-binding protein, coding for IDHVKAIADRVTVLRRGEVVATRETKELNETDLAELMVGRPFEIGAPDRPKKNDVSKNKCALEVRNLTVAPIACPAGLTEASFKVRSGEILGVAGISSNGQDELVAALTGTTQFDGDIHLPQTQDHRIGFIPG